The following are from one region of the Vitis riparia cultivar Riparia Gloire de Montpellier isolate 1030 chromosome 14, EGFV_Vit.rip_1.0, whole genome shotgun sequence genome:
- the LOC117930563 gene encoding paramyosin-like, with protein sequence MAKKKANNQDKTTQQHQDPTDHDTTPMEDPSEKLQNLKSLNSLLLKETFERRQQVESLQQSREALESELSRFAMEKKILDDELKQLREQTMGLELEKSVMGLFVETQIDDLRREEGEKVKSEIEVLKEKVNEVVGNLEKQRLLLDHVSGERDGMRSERDFWAEEANRLRLKVVEMEGREKKTEEKVSVLQMECEALIEEKEKKDESIESLKIDKDLVERRLAESVRLNNDLKAKIEAIVSDKEGIEKERSTQMVLINELKKEVGELNENRCALLKEQEDLRIKVCELEKNLVEAKEKQEKMEMESNTLISEKNEMEKRLESLMGEKVSTMKSLEDAQKQLEVQKQKVEEILSEKNAIEEVKFKQESEIVELQKDVRELVDVLSKLEKKFGEIAEKNKQLQSEATHYRDALNQITVERDDVKKGLAEEKKSGDNLRTKVVEMEKNTEETLKELEQMKRDHEKLIGEKKELQSLYEMLKGEKASAEKNLVEAQQGIDDMRGKVESMLANSELALAMLKNTGALVCPSKDENNGKQEEGVYEQNTKEETQPFAAQLEAIKNAFRSRETEVEDMKRQVETLQKTLAEAHKKRNFWTLVSSATTIFAAASFAYVAKGH encoded by the coding sequence ATGGCCAAGAAGAAGGCGAACAACCAAGACAAGACAACCCAACAACACCAAGACCCGACCGACCACGATACCACGCCCATGGAGGACCCTTCTGAGAAACTCCAAAACCTCAAGTCCCTCAACTCTCTGCTCCTCAAAGAGACCTTTGAGCGTCGTCAACAGGTGGAGTCTCTGCAGCAGTCCAGAGAGGCTTTGGAGTCTGAGTTGTCTCGGTTTGCGATGGAGAAGAAGATCTTGGACGATGAGTTGAAGCAGCTGAGGGAGCAGACAATGGGGTTGGAGTTGGAGAAGAGCGTAATGGGTCTCTTTGTTGAGACCCAGATTGATGATTTGAGGAGAGAAGAGGGTGAGAAGGTGAAGAGTGAGATTGAGGTGTTGAAGGAAAAGGTCAATGAGGTTGTGGGCAATCTGGAAAAACAGAGGCTATTACTAGATCATGTCAGTGGTGAGAGGGATGGAATGAGGAGTGAGAGAGATTTTTGGGCTGAGGAGGCAAATAGGTTGAGGTTGAAAGTGGTTGAAATGGaggggagagaaaaaaagactGAAGAGAAGGTGAGTGTACTGCAAATGGAATGTGAGGCACTgatagaagaaaaagagaagaaagatgaAAGCATCGAGTCCCTGAAAATTGATAAAGATTTGGTCGAGAGGAGGTTGGCTGAATCAGTGAGGTTGAATAATGATTTGAAGGCTAAGATTGAGGCCATTGTTAGTGATAAAGAGGGGATTGAGAAGGAGAGAAGTACCCAAATGGTGTTGATAAATGAGTTGAAGAAGGAAGTGGGTGAACTCAATGAGAACAGATGTGCTCTGCTGAAGGAGCAAGAGGATTTGCGGATCAAAGTTTGTGAATTGGAGAAGAATCTAGTTGAGGCTAAAGAGAAGCAAGAGAAGATGGAAATGGAGAGCAATACACTGATCTCAGAGAAAAACGAGATGGAAAAACGCTTGGAAAGTTTAATGGGGGAAAAGGTTTCCACCATGAAGAGTCTGGAGGACGCTCAGAAGCAACTAGAGGTTCAGAAGCAAAAGGTGGAGGAGATACTTAGTGAGAAAAATGCGATTGAGGAGGTGAAATTTAAACAGGAGAGTGAAATTGTTGAGTTGCAGAAGGACGTGCGTGAGCTCGTGGATGTTCTTTCcaaattggaaaagaaatttggagagaTTGCAGAGAAGAACAAGCAATTGCAATCTGAAGCTACCCACTATAGAGATGCATTGAATCAGATTACAGTAGAGAGAGATGATGTGAAGAAGGGCCTTGCTGAGGAGAAAAAGAGCGGAGACAACCTGAGGACAAAAGTTGTGGAAATGGAGAAGAATACTGAAGAAACCTTGAAAGAGCTGGAGCAGATGAAGAGGGACCATGAGAAGCTCATTGGAGAAAAGAAAGAGTTGCAGAGCCTCTATGAAATGTTGAAGGGCGAAAAGGCTTCAGCAGAGAAGAACCTTGTGGAGGCTCAACAAGGAATCGATGATATGCGGGGTAAAGTTGAATCAATGCTTGCTAATTCAGAACTGGCCTTAGCCATGTTGAAGAACACCGGAGCCCTGGTTTGTCCAtccaaagatgaaaataatggAAAGCAAGAAGAGGGTGTTTATGAGCAAAACACCAAAGAAGAAACTCAGCCATTTGCAGCACAGCTAGAAGCCATAAAGAATGCTTTCAGAAGCAGAGAGACCGAGGTAGAAGACATGAAGAGGCAAGTGGAGACTCTGCAGAAGACTCTGGCTGAGGCACACAAGAAGAGGAATTTCTGGACCTTGGTGTCATCTGCCACAACAATTTTTGCTGCAGCATCTTTTGCATATGTTGCTAAAGGCCACTGA